A window of Synchiropus splendidus isolate RoL2022-P1 chromosome 9, RoL_Sspl_1.0, whole genome shotgun sequence contains these coding sequences:
- the si:ch73-105b23.6 gene encoding mucin-like protein, with translation MWFRLLWLGCLLAAVKYCSSVADLEECVAAGIKCHPKADCLKAQSNFTCACGMGYQGDGLDCSDIDECLSGLHSCHPKARCNNTLGSYTCVCLNGFVGNGNECQDVDECQKENGGCHPSALCTNVEGGRKCKCKGGYTGDGFQCADINECDSPRTCHWFATCTNNLGSYVCTCNAGYKGNGNYLCLDVDECSETPRVCSSSLGYKGCKNLPGTYRCTCNTGFESNGQNCVDIDECADNICSLYADCTNTMGSYRCICHSGFVGNGLTCADINECTLDNSCDPKALCINRLGSYECSCLQGYVGDGRECQDIDECLSQTICPSTTTCVNTGGAFYCDCGNGYIFNNSRCQDLDECAAGLCSPFANCNNSPGTFSCQCATGYSGDGFSCEDIDECSLTQQCHSNAVCLNLPGTFNCTCLVGYSGDGFSQCGDINECQVDNGGCRNKAECINSQGSFSCLCQSGFVLVNQTYCQDVDECENLDNPCEVNEECKNTDGSYECPCQVGYYRPASNMGCFDIDECKNDPCHVNATCLNTVGTHTCTCNRGFAANGSSCVDIDECLLNDICHPHALCVNFVGDFLCSCQQGFSGDGFSCEDINECSLSDPECPDFSKCVNSPGAYVCSCLNGTIALNDSCVSPVRLCDPVCHPHGLCHLSPAGYQCVCDLGYVGDGLTCSDIDECQKEGICTQNDTECLNVPGSFSCVCKQGYSLNGTQCEDVNECESGQHECSEFAQCVNSEGGHSCFCLSGFIGDGRNCSESTLFPFGAELGDEELRLDAADGYSPYIQPPMGFPFLGLLYYRIYFTDNGLVQFQSLSENEQLLYPTPPSGGFPDDSQLLAAFWDDADVTHGDGRLLYQEYHEKDQTNVYTQLVFNRTTHDVAKFLGESTFRPRWILKITWDRVLPVSYQKTNYSETNTFQCILTTDGIHSFAFLLYGDMKWGEGQRQSHDALIGFTDGKFTHKEPTVPPGNLFGPGGRYRPQEVEGTLGKLGQLVYDLTGPQGSDMDPGVMCQSWASKEPDPSVWTTALPSCPCTRTQALEDLSFMQDTSDPGPKVKALRGLRWGGTGGHMFQSILANQHSSGKMCVYDPEGPLLAGYSERHFLDSHKYIEGDLLPFQWCCIDSALCHQYLSKRPVDRCKGYSWTTPEGCTPTEKGTQGVAMVYGALHFITFDGSEYTFKALGEFVIVRLSSSTGSNIFTLQGQTERQHSDAKGISDVPVVVRLAGFYQSIGKIEWRCAQTADGLQVFVDDVEVPVTIGVVHRGDRDFAVRCTAVNRCAAVYSGGLYVAVWRVEGHRQLASIVEVPHTFYNRTVGLMGLWSSNRSDDFLMSDGRLLTSTDLNLPPESKLHDFGLSWAVPPPESLLFSPPPLVPLEPVSNEDLLKSMSPAVAEELRRTCKGNMECVLDTAATGDPDLGLKTLETKKRFQNLASIYGNMPPIVTEPTIIRAKVNFSVDVQIIAQDPNGDSITFSLVYPRPPQASISSGDGYLTWRPLSTKPVQLTIKVSDEKTSSVFVPILRVCNCLNGGTCQYDSITENHQKGKFQVVGCLCTKEFSGKFCDKRADPCYGQPCFRGVECTSQSGEFTCGECPAGTVSTGRPGYKCLKHDMCMPPFPFPCHKDAVCTSTKQNYTCTCKPGYTGDGHTCGDIDECLDLSTCPNAKFECVNKPGSVECACRYQDTKDTDGCGESANPPGGNVFNVSVGWKKNSAEGLQQMVDILSMGFQNKFYNASNRAQSTTPQLAEYLINVSTDTPHWYIREYLSRVSTHYDIGTIEVNDLDECEAKEAACVRPASCINTYGGYRCVCNGTTDVDESQSCVLETKKAKEVKLDLILGLVLGIGIPLLLLLLLAALACFYCCRKSVSGDLPYLLPDHPQDQYTQPPFNYADPALHYFTHSSPRVIDNITPRQRPR, from the exons ATGTG GTTCCGCCTCCTCTGGCTGGGGTGTCTGCTTGCAGCGGTGAAGTACTGCAGTTCAG tGGCAGATCTGGAGGAATGCGTGGCGGCCGGGATCAAGTGTCATCCGAAGGCTGACTGTCTGAAGGCCCAGAGCAACTTCACCTGTGCGTGTGGGATGGGTTACCAGGGGGACGGTCTGGACTGCAGCGACATCGACGAGTGTCTCAGCGGCCTGCACAGCTGCCACCCGAAGGCGCGCTGCAACAACACCCTGGGCAGCTACACCTGCGTATGTCTCAATGGGTTCGTCGGCAACGGCAACGAATGCCAGGATGTCGATGAGTGCCAAAAAGAAAATGGGGGCTGTCATCCCAGTGCTCTCTGTACCAACGTTGAGGGCGGGAGAAAGTGCAAGTGTAAAGGCGGCTACACGGGCGACGGCTTCCAGTGTGCCGACATAAATGAGTGTGACAGCCCGAGAACTTGCCACTGGTTTGCCACTTGCACCAACAACCTTGGATCTTATGTTTGCACATGTAACGCCGGCTATAAAGGGAACGGGAATTACCTGTGCCTGGACGTCGACGAGTGCTCGGAGACTCCACGTGTGTGTTCCTCCTCACTCGGATACAAAGGCTGTAAGAATCTACCGGGAACGTACCGCTGCACCTGCAATACTGGTTTTGAGAGCAACGGGCAAAACTGCGTAGATATCGACGAGTGTGCCGACAACATCTGCAGCCTGTACGCAGACTGTACCAACACCATGGGCTCGTACCGCTGTATATGCCACAGCGGGTTCGTGGGAAACGGCTTGACGTGTGCAGACATAAATGAATGCACTCTGGACAACTCGTGTGATCCAAAAGCCCTCTGCATCAACAGGCTGGGCAGCTACGAGTGCTCGTGTTTGCAGGGTTATGTAGGAGATGGACGCGAGTGTCAGGACATAGACGAGTGCCTGTCGCAGACCATCTGCCCCTCCACAACTACCTGTGTCAACACCGGAGGGGCGTTTTACTGCGACTGTGGCAACGGATACATCTTCAACAACTCCAGGTGCCAGGACCTGGACGAGTGCGCCGCTGGCCTTTGCAGCCCCTTCGCGAACTGTAACAACAGTCCTGGCACATTCTCCTGTCAGTGTGCCACGGGTTATAGCGGAGACGGCttctcttgtgaggacattgatGAGTGTTCTTTGACTCAGCAATGTCACTCCAATGCTGTGTGCCTCAACCTGCCGGGCACCTTCAACTGCACCTGCTTGGTGGGTTATTCTGGAGACGGCTTCTCCCAGTGTGGCGATATTAACGAATGCCAGGTGGATAACGGAGGCTGCCGAAACAAGGCTGAATGCATCAACAGCCAGGGTTCTTTCTCATGCCTGTGCCAATCCGGCTTTGTCCTTGTCAACCAGACATACTGCCAGGACGTGGACGAATGCGAGAACCTGGATAATCCATGTGAGGTGAACGAAGAATGCAAGAACACTGATGGGTCTTACGAGTGTCCCTGCCAGGTTGGATACTATCGTCCCGCCTCCAACATGGGCTGCTTTGACATCGACGAGTGCAAAAACGATCCGTGCCATGTGAACGCAACATGTCTGAACACAGTtggcacacacacttgcacgtGCAATCGAGGGTTCGCAGCTAACGGCAGCTCGTGTGTGGATATAGACGAGTGTCTACTGAACGATATTTGCCACCCACACGCTCTTTGCGTGAACTTCGTCGGGGACTTCCTCTGCTCATGCCAGCAGGGTTTCAGCGGCGACGGCTTCTCCTGTGAGGACATCAACGAATGTTCCCTCTCCGACCCAGAATGCCCAGATTTCTCCAAGTGTGTCAACTCCCCTGGTGCATATGTCTGCTCCTGTCTCAACGGCACCATAGCCCTCAATGACTCATGTGTCTCTCCGGTCCGACTCTGTGACCCTGTATGTCATCCTCACGGCCTGTGCCACCTCTCGCCTGCTGGGTACCAGTGTGTGTGCGACCTGGGCTATGTGGGAGATGGACTTACCTGCTCAGACATCGATGAGTGCCAGAAGGAGGGCATTTGCACGCAAAATGACACGGAATGTCTGAACGTCCCTGGGTCGTTTTCCTGCGTGTGCAAACAAGGATATTCACTAAATGGGACCCAGTGTGAAG ATGTCAACGAATGTGAGTCGGGCCAACATGAGTGCAGTGAATTCGCCCAGTGTGTCAACAGTGAGGGCGGCCACTCCTGCTTCTGCCTGAGCGGCTTCATCGGTGATGGCAGGAACTGCTCCG AGAGTACCTTGTTCCCCTTCGGAGCCGAGTTGGGCGATGAAGAGCTGAGGCTGGATGCAGCAGACGGCTACTCCCCGTACATCCAACCCCCGATGGGCTTTCCTTTCCTGGGACTGTTGTACTACAGAATATAT TTCACTGACAACGGCCTCGTCCAGTTCCAGTCCCTCTCTGAGAACGAGCAGCTGTTGTATCCCACGCCGCCGTCCGGCGGTTTCCCAGATGACTCCCAGCTTCTGGCTGCGTTCTGGGATGATGCTGATGTCACACACGGGGATGGACGGCTCCTCTACCAG GAGTACCATGAGAAAGACCAGACCAACGTTTACACCCAACTCGTGTTCAATCGCACAACCCACGATGTGGCCAAGTTCTTGGGGGAGTCCACTTTTAGACCTCGCTGGATCCTCAAGATCACCTGGGACCGAGTGCTGCCGGTGTCGTACCAGAAGACCAATTACTCAGAG ACCAACACCTTCCAGTGTATTCTGACCACAGACGGCATTCACTCTTTTGCCTTCTTGCTGTATGGAGACATGAAGTGGGGCGAGGGTCAGCGACAGAGCCACGACGCTCTCATTGGCTTCACGGATGGAAAGTTCACACACAAGGAGCCCACGGTCCCTCCTGGCAACTTATTCGGCCCCGGAGGACGCTACAGACCacaggaagtggaggggacTCTGGGGAAGCTTGGCCAACTGGTGTACGATCTGACTGGGCCGCAAGGTTCCGACATGGATCCAGGGGTCATGTGCCAGTCATGGGCCTCGAAGGAGCCCGACCCCTCGGTGTGGACCACCGCTCTCCCTTCCTGTCCCTGCACGCGCACCCAGGCCCTGGAAGACCTCTCGTTCATGCAGGACACCTCAGATCCTGGACCCAAGGTGAAGGCACTGAGAGGTCTTCGGTGGGGCGGCACTGGAGGTCACATGTTCCAGTCCATTCTGGCCAACCAACACAGCTCAGGGAAGATGTGCGTGTATGACCCTGAgggccccctgctggctggaTACAGTGAACGCCACTTCTTGGACTCGCATAAATATATCG AGGGAGACCTGCTGCCGTTCCAGTGGTGCTGTATTGACTCAGCTCTGTGTCATCAGTACCTCAGCAAGAGGCCTGTGGACCGATGTAAAGGCTACAGCTGGACCACTCCTGAAGGATGCACCCCCACTGAGAAGGGCACTCAGGGCGTAG CAATGGTGTACGGCGCCCTGCACTTCATCACCTTCGACGGGAGCGAGTACACCTTCAAGGCTCTGGGAGAGTTTGTGATCGtacgcctctcctcctccaccggaTCTAATATCTTCACCCTGCAAGGACAGACTGAGAGGCAGCACTCAGACGCAAAGGGGATCAGCGACGTCCCAGTGGTGGTGCGCTTGGCTGGTTTCTACCAGAGCATCGGcaag ATTGAGTGGAGGTGTGCGCAGACGGCAGATGGGCTGCAGGTTTTCGTGGATGATGTTGAAGTTCCAGTCACGATCG GCGTGGTGCACAGAGGAGACAGGGACTTTGCCGTGCGCTGCACCGCAGTGAACCGCTGCGCAGCCGTGTACAGCGGCGGCTTGTACGTGGCGGTGTGGAGGGTGGAAGGTCACAGACAGCTCGCATCCATCGTGGAGGTCCCTCACACGTTTTACAACCGGACCGTGGGCCTCATGGGCCTGTGGAGCTCAAACCGCTCAGATGATTTCCTGATGTCAGACGGACggctgctgacctcgactgacCTCAACCTCCCTCCTGAGAGCAAGCTGCACGACTTCGGCCTCTCCT GGGCAGTTCCACCTCCAGAGAGCTTGTTGTTCTCGCCACCTCCACTGGTTCCTCTGGAGCCTGTTTCCAATGAAGACCTGCTGAAGAGCATGAGTCCTGCTGTAGCGGAGGAGCTGAGAAGAACCTGCAAGGGCAACATGGAGTGTGTCCTTGACACTGCAGCAACCGGAGATCCAGACCTGGGCCTGAAGACCTTGGAGACCAAGAAGCGTTTCCAGAACTTGGCTTCGATCTACG GCAACATGCCTCCGATCGTGACTGAACCCACCATCATCCGTGCTAAAGTCAACTTCTCAGTAGACGTTCAGATCATCGCTCAGGACCCAAACGGAGACTCCATCACCTTCTCGCTGGTGTACCCGAGACCTCCTCAGGCTTCCATCAGCAGTG GTGACGGCTACCTCACATGGAGACCCCTCAGCACCAAGCCAGTCCAGCTGACCATTAAAGTCAGTGACGAGAAGACCAGCTCTGTCTTCGTCCCCATCCTCAGGGTCTGCAACTGTCTGAACGGAGGCACCTGCCAGTACGACAGCATCACTGAGAACCACCAGAAGGGGAAGTTTCAG GTTGTAGGCTGCCTCTGCACCAAAGAATTCAGCGGGAAGTTTTGCGACAAGCGCGCAGACCCATGTTACGGTCAGCCCTGCTTCAGAGGAGTGGAGTGCACGTCCCAGTCTGGAGAGTTCACCTGCGGAGAGTGTCCTGCGGGCACTGTGTCCACTGGACGACCGGGATACAAGTGTCTCAAGCACG ACATGTGCATGCCTCCGTTCCCCTTCCCCTGCCACAAAGACGCCGTCTGCACCAGCACCAAACAGAACTACACCTGCACATGCAAGCCGGGGTACACTGGCGACGGCCACACCTGCGGAG ATATCGACGAGTGTTTGGACCTCTCCACCTGTCCCAACGCCAAGTTCGAGTGTGTGAACAAGCCCGGCTCGGTGGAGTGCGCCTGCAGGTACCAGGACACCAAAGACACAGACGGATGTG GTGAATCCGCCAACCCTCCAG GTGGAAACGTCTTCAACGTCTCGGTGGGATGGAAGAAGAACAGCGCCGAAGGTCTCcagcag ATGGTCGACATCCTGTCCATGGGCTTCCAGAATAAGTTCTACAACGCGAGCAACAGGGCCCAGAGCACCACTCCGCAGCTGGCGGAGTATCTCATCAACGTGTCCACGGACACCCCGCACTGGTACATCAGGGAGTACCTGTCCCGCGTGAGCACGCACTACGACATCGGAACCATCGAGGTCAACG ATCTGGACGAATGTGAGGCCAAAGAGGCGGCGTGTGTGCGTCCTGCGAGCTGCATCAACACCTACGGAGGCTACAGGTGTGTCTGCAACGGCACCACTGATGTGGACGAAAGCCAGTCCTGCGTGttag AGACAAAGAAGGCAAAGGAAGTGAAGCTGGACCTCATTCTGGGCCTGGTTCTGGGCATCGGCatccctctgctgctcctgctgctgctggctgcgCTCGCCTGCTTCTACTGCTGCCGGAAATCTGTGTCCGGAGA
- the epcam gene encoding epithelial cell adhesion molecule, producing the protein MKTWALLVLAAVVVGASADCGKCDTMKWATCDGTPCQCTLLVGNNVKQTLDCKKLIPKCFLMKAEMYRKSKGLGTRTIGGKPVEEAIVDNDGIYDPDCEADGKFRAKQCNNTEECWCVNSAGVRRTDKGDKNLKCEKLVETFWVRLQMDHKPVSKPVDADKLKTAIADAINKRYQNFDKSLVEKIEYDAKSGRIVVDVKKEKGERKTDLAQMAYYMEKDIKVLPLFNNQDKFEPVVDNQKLEMEKIVVYYVDEEGPTFTMKHLTGGIIAVIVVVVLAVVAGLLALFFMQRRQRQRYNKAQQREMDPM; encoded by the exons ATGAAGACGTGGGCTCTGCTCGTGCTCGCCGCCGTCGTGGTTGGAGCATCCGCGGATTGTG GCAAATGTGACACCATGAAATGGGCCACCTGTGACGGAACCCCGTGTCAATGTACTCTCCTTGTGGGCAACAATGTAAAGCAAACTCTGGATTGTAAAAAAC TCATTCCCAAGTGCTTCCTGATGAAGGCGGAGATGTACAGGAAGTCCAAGGGTCTGGGCACCAGGACCATCGGCGGCAAGCCGGTGGAGGAGGCCATCGTGGACAACGACGGAATCTACGATCCAGACTGCGAGGCCGACGGCAAATTCCGGGCCAAGCAGTGCAATAACACCGAGGAGTGTTGGTGCGTCAACAGCGCCGGCGTCCGCCGCACTGACAAGGGAGACAAAAACCTCAAGTGTGAGAAGCTGGTGGAGACCTT CTGGGTCCGTTTGCAGATGGATCACAAGCCAGTGTCCAAACCTGTTGACGCCGACAAGCTGAAGAC CGCCATCGCTGACGCCATAAACAAGCGTTACCAGAACTTCGACAAGAGTCTGGTGGAGAAGATCGAA TATGACGCCAAATCTGGCAGGATCGTTGTGGacgtgaagaaggagaagggcGAGCGCAAGACCGACCTGGCCCAAATGGCCTACTACATGGAGAAGGAT ATCAAAGTGCTGCCGCTCTTCAACAACCAGGACAAGTTTGAGCCGGTGGTGGACAACCAGaagctggagatggagaagatcgTGGTGTACTACGTGGATGAGGAGGGCCCAACCTTCACCATGAAGCACCTGACGGGCGGCATCATCGCCGTCATCGTGGTGGTGGTCCTGGCCGTGGTGGCCGGCCTGCTGGCGCTG TTCTTCATGCAGCGACGCCAGAGGCAGAGATACAACAAAGCTCAG CAAAGGGAGATGGATCCCATGTAA